From the genome of Spodoptera frugiperda isolate SF20-4 chromosome 23, AGI-APGP_CSIRO_Sfru_2.0, whole genome shotgun sequence, one region includes:
- the LOC118267331 gene encoding BTB/POZ domain-containing protein 9 isoform X1 — MSSQHQYMSVNNTPSARIGDIEHISHLSEHIGSLCLSSEYSDVTLIVEGQRIPAHKVILAASSDYFRALLYGGMRETNQAEVELQAPLQAFKALLRYVYSGHMGLSMLREDTVLDMLGLAHQFNFQELETAISDYLRQVLALRNVCSVLDAARLYGLKALMDYCYNFLDRNAIEVLQHDTFLQLSVEALQGLLERDSFFAPEVDIFKAVCNWFNANQLWVKSEAGQAQIEKILKCVRLTLMTLEELLTVVRPFSLVTPDMLLDAIQEKTQTKSTELRHRGLLLPEENVATPKRGARVISGDMRSALLDGDTETYDMERGYTRHTINDAPDNPGIIVRLATSTIINNIRLLLWDRDNRSYAYYIEVSVDQKDWVRVIDHSNYFCRSWQNLYFEPRVVQYIKLVGTSNTVNKVFHAVALEARHTCRVPPLRGGLVEPLHNVATVDLSAVVIEGISRSRNALINGDTENYDWDQGYTCHQLGSGAIVVQLAQPYLLSSIRMLLWDCDYRHYSYYVETSLNNWDWEMVCDRTRESCRSWQVIYFKPRPVSIIRIVGTNNSVNEVFHLVHLECPAQVEDARDDPAAKKQRPAHDNALNPVGNVSVSQPGPQGPRARPGAARAAGRGPGPPPRRAPAAARRSGPAAAACRPPRLPPRPRRGMIIERATSPVPLYLLHYLYYGQRNRHT; from the exons ATGAGTAGCCAGCACCAGTACATGAGCGTGAACAACACACCAAGTGCACGCATCGGGGACATTGAACACATTA GCCACCTGTCGGAACACATAGGCTCCCTGTGCCTGTCATCTGAGTACTCCGATGTGACCCTTATAGTAGAGGGGCAGCGGATCCCCGCCCACAAGGTCATCCTGGCCGCCAGCAGCGACTACTTCAGGGCGCTGCTGTATGGCGGCATGAGGGAGACCAACCAG gCGGAGGTGGAACTGCAAGCCCCTCTCCAAGCTTTCAAGGCCCTTCTGCGATATGTGTACTCAG GTCACATGGGTCTGTCAATGCTGCGAGAAGACACAGTGCTTGACATGTTGGGCCTCGCACACCAGTTCAATTTCCAGGAGTTGGAGACCGCCATATCCGACTACCTGAGGCAGGTGCTCGCTCTCAGGAATGTCTGCTCCGTGCTTGATGCTGCCAG ACTGTACGGGCTGAAGGCGCTTATGGACTACTGCTACAACTTCTTGGACAGGAACGCTATCGAAGTGTTGCAGCATGACACCTTCCTACAACTGTCTGTT GAAGCACTACAGGGCCTCTTAGAACGCGACTCCTTCTTCGCGCCAGAAGTGGACATATTTAAGGCAGTCTGTAACTGGTTCAACGCTAACCAGCTGTGGGTCAAGTCTGAAGCTGGACAGGCGCAAATC gaAAAGATACTGAAATGCGTCCGCCTAACGCTGATGACGCTGGAGGAGCTGCTGACAGTGGTGCGTCCGTTCTCGCTGGTCACTCCTGACATGTTGCTGGACGCCATACAGGAGAAGACGCAGACCAAGAGCACTGAGTTAAGGCACCGCGGCCTCctat TGCCGGAGGAGAACGTGGCGACACCGAAGCGTGGCGCGCGCGTGATCTCGGGCGACATGCGGTCGGCGCTGCTGGACGGCGACACGGAGACGTACGACATGGAGCGCGGCTACACGCGACACACCATCAACGACGCGCCCGACAACCCCGGCATCATCGTGCGCCTCGCCACCTCCACCATCATCAACAACATACGCCTGCTGCTCTGGGACAGGGACAATAG ATCGTACGCGTACTACATAGAGGTGTCGGTGGACCAGAAGGACTGGGTGCGGGTGATCGACCACAGCAACTACTTCTGCCGCTCCTGGCAGAACCTGTACTTCGAGCCGCGCGTCGTACAGTACATCAAGCTCGTTGGCACCAGCAACACTGTTAACAAG GTGTTCCACGCGGTGGCGCTGGAGGCGCGCCACACGTGCCGCGTGCCCCCGCTGCGCGGCGGGCTCGTCGAGCCGCTGCACAACGTCGCCACCGTCGACCTCTCCGCCGTCGTCATCGAGGGCATCAG TCGTTCCCGCAACGCCCTAATCAACGGCGACACGGAGAACTACGACTGGGACCAGGGCTACACGTGCCACCAGCTGGGCTCGGGCGCCATAGTGGTGCAGCTGGCGCAGCCCTACCTGCTCTCCTCCATACGCATGCTGTTGTGGGACTGCGACTACCGCCACTACTCGTACTATGTCGAGACTTCGCTTAACAACTGGGATTGGGAGATGGTCTGTGACCGCACTAGGGAGTCTtgcag GTCATGGCAAGTGATATATTTCAAGCCGCGGCCGGTGTCCATCATTCGTATCGTGGGCACAAACAATTCTGTCAATGAG gtATTCCACCTGGTCCACCTGGAGTGCCCGGCGCAGGTGGAGGACGCGCGCGACGACCCCGCCGCCAAGAAGCAGCGCCCCGCGCACGACAACGCACTCAACCCCGTCGGCAACG TATCGGTATCCCAGCCGGGGCCGCAGGGTCCGCGGGCGCGGCcgggggcggcgcgggcggcggggcgGGGTCCGGGTCCCCCGCCGCGTCGCGCGCCAGCAGCAGCTCGTCGGAGCGGTCCTGCCGCCGCGGCCTGCCGCCCGCCGAGACTGCCACCGAGGCCGAGGAGAGGTATGATCATTGAACGCGCCACCAGCCCCGTGCCGCTCTACCTGCTCCACTACTTATACTATGGACAACGAAATCGACATACTTAA
- the LOC118267331 gene encoding BTB/POZ domain-containing protein 9 isoform X2 produces the protein MSSQHQYMSVNNTPSARIGDIEHISHLSEHIGSLCLSSEYSDVTLIVEGQRIPAHKVILAASSDYFRALLYGGMRETNQAEVELQAPLQAFKALLRYVYSGHMGLSMLREDTVLDMLGLAHQFNFQELETAISDYLRQVLALRNVCSVLDAARLYGLKALMDYCYNFLDRNAIEVLQHDTFLQLSVEALQGLLERDSFFAPEVDIFKAVCNWFNANQLWVKSEAGQAQIEKILKCVRLTLMTLEELLTVVRPFSLVTPDMLLDAIQEKTQTKSTELRHRGLLLPEENVATPKRGARVISGDMRSALLDGDTETYDMERGYTRHTINDAPDNPGIIVRLATSTIINNIRLLLWDRDNRSYAYYIEVSVDQKDWVRVIDHSNYFCRSWQNLYFEPRVVQYIKLVGTSNTVNKVFHAVALEARHTCRVPPLRGGLVEPLHNVATVDLSAVVIEGISRSRNALINGDTENYDWDQGYTCHQLGSGAIVVQLAQPYLLSSIRMLLWDCDYRHYSYYVETSLNNWDWEMVCDRTRESCRSWQVIYFKPRPVSIIRIVGTNNSVNEVFHLVHLECPAQVEDARDDPAAKKQRPAHDNALNPVGNAGAAGSAGAAGGGAGGGAGSGSPAASRASSSSSERSCRRGLPPAETATEAEERYDH, from the exons ATGAGTAGCCAGCACCAGTACATGAGCGTGAACAACACACCAAGTGCACGCATCGGGGACATTGAACACATTA GCCACCTGTCGGAACACATAGGCTCCCTGTGCCTGTCATCTGAGTACTCCGATGTGACCCTTATAGTAGAGGGGCAGCGGATCCCCGCCCACAAGGTCATCCTGGCCGCCAGCAGCGACTACTTCAGGGCGCTGCTGTATGGCGGCATGAGGGAGACCAACCAG gCGGAGGTGGAACTGCAAGCCCCTCTCCAAGCTTTCAAGGCCCTTCTGCGATATGTGTACTCAG GTCACATGGGTCTGTCAATGCTGCGAGAAGACACAGTGCTTGACATGTTGGGCCTCGCACACCAGTTCAATTTCCAGGAGTTGGAGACCGCCATATCCGACTACCTGAGGCAGGTGCTCGCTCTCAGGAATGTCTGCTCCGTGCTTGATGCTGCCAG ACTGTACGGGCTGAAGGCGCTTATGGACTACTGCTACAACTTCTTGGACAGGAACGCTATCGAAGTGTTGCAGCATGACACCTTCCTACAACTGTCTGTT GAAGCACTACAGGGCCTCTTAGAACGCGACTCCTTCTTCGCGCCAGAAGTGGACATATTTAAGGCAGTCTGTAACTGGTTCAACGCTAACCAGCTGTGGGTCAAGTCTGAAGCTGGACAGGCGCAAATC gaAAAGATACTGAAATGCGTCCGCCTAACGCTGATGACGCTGGAGGAGCTGCTGACAGTGGTGCGTCCGTTCTCGCTGGTCACTCCTGACATGTTGCTGGACGCCATACAGGAGAAGACGCAGACCAAGAGCACTGAGTTAAGGCACCGCGGCCTCctat TGCCGGAGGAGAACGTGGCGACACCGAAGCGTGGCGCGCGCGTGATCTCGGGCGACATGCGGTCGGCGCTGCTGGACGGCGACACGGAGACGTACGACATGGAGCGCGGCTACACGCGACACACCATCAACGACGCGCCCGACAACCCCGGCATCATCGTGCGCCTCGCCACCTCCACCATCATCAACAACATACGCCTGCTGCTCTGGGACAGGGACAATAG ATCGTACGCGTACTACATAGAGGTGTCGGTGGACCAGAAGGACTGGGTGCGGGTGATCGACCACAGCAACTACTTCTGCCGCTCCTGGCAGAACCTGTACTTCGAGCCGCGCGTCGTACAGTACATCAAGCTCGTTGGCACCAGCAACACTGTTAACAAG GTGTTCCACGCGGTGGCGCTGGAGGCGCGCCACACGTGCCGCGTGCCCCCGCTGCGCGGCGGGCTCGTCGAGCCGCTGCACAACGTCGCCACCGTCGACCTCTCCGCCGTCGTCATCGAGGGCATCAG TCGTTCCCGCAACGCCCTAATCAACGGCGACACGGAGAACTACGACTGGGACCAGGGCTACACGTGCCACCAGCTGGGCTCGGGCGCCATAGTGGTGCAGCTGGCGCAGCCCTACCTGCTCTCCTCCATACGCATGCTGTTGTGGGACTGCGACTACCGCCACTACTCGTACTATGTCGAGACTTCGCTTAACAACTGGGATTGGGAGATGGTCTGTGACCGCACTAGGGAGTCTtgcag GTCATGGCAAGTGATATATTTCAAGCCGCGGCCGGTGTCCATCATTCGTATCGTGGGCACAAACAATTCTGTCAATGAG gtATTCCACCTGGTCCACCTGGAGTGCCCGGCGCAGGTGGAGGACGCGCGCGACGACCCCGCCGCCAAGAAGCAGCGCCCCGCGCACGACAACGCACTCAACCCCGTCGGCAACG CCGGGGCCGCAGGGTCCGCGGGCGCGGCcgggggcggcgcgggcggcggggcgGGGTCCGGGTCCCCCGCCGCGTCGCGCGCCAGCAGCAGCTCGTCGGAGCGGTCCTGCCGCCGCGGCCTGCCGCCCGCCGAGACTGCCACCGAGGCCGAGGAGAGGTATGATCATTGA
- the LOC118267332 gene encoding GTP-binding protein 10 homolog encodes MVFIFRTLFAARELKKPRGYLRSKFLDSVRLHVKGGTGGTGLPKFGGLGGQGGCVYCIGKENANLKSVMNKHRGKTVSAGHGEDSRKTKIVGNPGSDVKLEVPLGVTVYREDGKVLGSIDKEGETVILARGGPGGTPESNFLGHHGQVHHIRLDLKLIADIGLVGFPNAGKSSLLKAISKAQPKIANYPFTTIKPNKGIIGYPDLRQISIADLPGLIEGAHINVGLGHSFLKHVERTKILLFIADAQGFQLSPKHPKRSCLETVLLLNKELELYNSELLQKPAILAVNKMDLPGTNEILTNIKDAYKDINSVLDTLPEDVRPENAISFDDIIGISALRGGPGIQELKELLRRRLDELAEETDPNIIHPSKVLRQSRAIIKERGAKVT; translated from the coding sequence ATGGTGTTCATTTTTAGAACTTTATTCGCTGCAAGAGAGTTAAAGAAACCAAGAGGCTATCTTCGAAGTAAATTCTTAGATTCCGTCAGACTTCATGTCAAAGGTGGCACAGGTGGAACTGGTCTTCCGAAGTTTGGAGGGCTAGGAGGGCAGGGGGGTTGTGTTTACTGCATCGGGAAAGAAAATGCAAACCTCAAAAGCGTCATGAACAAGCATCGTGGCAAGACAGTTAGTGCAGGACATGGAGAAGATAgtcgtaaaacaaaaatagttggTAATCCAGGCTCCGATGTAAAACTTGAAGTTCCACTTGGCGTAACTGTATATAGAGAAGATGGAAAAGTTTTAGGATCAATTGATAAAGAAGGTGAGACAGTAATATTAGCGAGAGGAGGGCCAGGAGGAACACCTGAATCAAATTTCTTGGGGCATCATGGACAGGTACATCACATACGTTTGgacttaaaattaattgcagATATTGGACTCGTTGGATTTCCCAATGCTGGCAAAAGCTCATTATTAAAAGCCATATCAAAGGCTCAGCCTAAAATTGCAAACTATCCTTTCACTACAATAAAACCTAACAAAGGAATCATTGGTTACCCAGACCTCAGGCAGATTTCTATAGCAGACTTGCCTGGACTCATAGAAGGTGCTCATATCAATGTTGGATTGGGACATAGCTTTTTGAAACATGTGGAGAGAACAAAGATTCTGCTGTTTATTGCTGATGCACAAGGATTCCAGCTCAGCCCTAAACATCCCAAGAGGTCATGTCTAGAGACTGTGTTGTTGCTGAACAAGGAGTTGGAACTTTATAATAGTGAATTACTACAAAAGCCTGCCATACTGGCTGTTAACAAGATGGATTTACCTGGCACCAATGAGATACTGACTAATATAAAAGATGCTTACAAGGATATTAACTCAGTCCTTGATACATTGCCAGAAGATGTGAGGCCAGAAAATGCAATATCTTTTGATGACATCATTGGTATATCTGCACTGAGAGGAGGGCCAGGGATACAGGAGTTGAAGGAGCTATTAAGAAGGAGATTAGACGAGCTGGCTGAGGAGACTGATCCAAACATAATACATCCTAGCAAAGTACTCAGACAATCAAGAGCTATTATTAAAGAAAGAGGAGCAAAAGTAActtaa
- the LOC118267333 gene encoding post-GPI attachment to proteins factor 3, with amino-acid sequence MKLFIIVTIAIFLCERSSLVSCSIGDRSMIYRDCLNRFVRENCTNNGVLFKSNAQYKQDFWSKVLQWSCTDECRYQCMWFTVDVFHKNGDDTPKFYGKWPFIRMFGMQEPASAFASVLNLLANAYMFKQLKELRITKANLRPYVIFWKTFAMVCMNGWVWSTIFHMRDTDFTEFMDYACALSMVMMLLVAAIVRVFYSRSKVMMLGALSLPVFYFVMHVRYLYSGFINYDYNMKVNVFFGVLGSVIWLVLSWHQWTARRQYAWRMIAFTVLSGAALSLELFDFPPRHGVWDAHALWHLSTAPLPMLFYSYVIADLRYLASSELDKFAFKMT; translated from the exons atgaaactatttattattgtaactattgcaatatttttgtgtgaaCGTTCATCCCTCGTATCATGTAGCATAGGAGACAGGTCTATGATATACAGGGATTGCTTGAATCGATTTGTAAGAGAAAACTGTACTAACA ATGGTGTGTTATTTAAAAGCAATGCTCAATATAAACAGGACTTCTGGAGTAAGGTGTTGCAATGGTCCTGCACAGATGAGTGTCGCTACCAGTGTATGTGGTTCACTGTGGATGTCTTCCACAAAAATGGAGATGATACTCCCAAGTTTTATGGCAAG TGGCCATTCATTAGGATGTTTGGTATGCAAGAACCAGCATCAGCCTTTGCATCCGTGTTGAACTTACTAGCCAACGCATATATGTTCAAACAGTTAAAGGAGTTGCGCATCACCAAAGCTAATCTCAGACCTTATGTTATATTCTGGAAGACATTTGCAAtg GTGTGCATGAATGGGTGGGTGTGGTCTACGATATTCCACATGAGAGACACGGATTTCACAGAGTTCATGGACTATGCGTGTGCACTGTCCATGGTGATGATGCTGTTAGTCGCCGCGATCGTAAG GGTGTTCTACTCGCGGAGTAAAGTAATGATGCTGGGGGCGCTGTCGCTGCCAGTGTTCTACTTCGTGATGCACGTGCGGTACCTGTACTCCGGATTTATAAACTACGACTACAATATGAAAGTCAATGTTTTCTTCG GAGTACTTGGGTCCGTGATTTGGCTGGTATTGTCCTGGCACCAATGGACGGCACGGCGGCAGTACGCGTGGCGTATGATTGCGTTCACGGTGCTGTCTGGCGCGGCGCTCAGTCTCGAGCTGTTCGACTTCCCGCCCAGGCACGGTGTCTGGGACGCGCACGCGCTCTGGCACTTGAGCACGGCACCTTTACCAATGTtgttttatag tTACGTGATTGCTGATCTACGGTACCTGGCATCAAGTGAATTGGACAAGTTTGCTTTCAAGATGACGTGA